Proteins co-encoded in one Dyella japonica A8 genomic window:
- the nth gene encoding endonuclease III has protein sequence MKKADVVELFTRLRELDPHPTTELTYTTPFELLVAVVLSAQATDVGVNKATKKLYPVANTPQAILDLGEEKLKQYISTIGLFNGKAKNVISLSRILVDQYDGEVPQTREALEALPGVGRKTANVVLNTAFGHPTIAVDTHIFRVSNRTGLAPGKDVRAVEDKLEKVVPAEFKQDAHHWLILHGRYVCKARKPDCPQCVIRDLCRYKDKTPA, from the coding sequence GTGAAGAAAGCCGACGTCGTCGAGCTGTTCACCCGTTTGCGCGAGCTTGATCCGCATCCCACCACGGAACTCACCTACACCACGCCCTTCGAGTTGCTGGTGGCGGTGGTGCTGTCGGCGCAGGCCACCGATGTCGGCGTAAACAAGGCCACGAAGAAGCTCTACCCGGTGGCGAACACGCCGCAGGCCATCCTCGACCTGGGTGAAGAGAAGCTCAAGCAGTACATCAGCACCATCGGCCTGTTCAACGGCAAGGCCAAGAACGTCATCTCGCTGAGCCGCATCCTGGTTGACCAGTACGACGGCGAGGTGCCGCAGACGCGCGAGGCGCTGGAAGCCCTCCCCGGCGTGGGCCGCAAGACGGCCAACGTGGTGCTCAACACCGCCTTTGGCCATCCCACCATCGCGGTGGACACGCACATCTTCCGCGTTTCCAACCGCACCGGCCTTGCGCCCGGCAAGGACGTGCGCGCGGTAGAGGACAAGCTGGAGAAAGTCGTGCCTGCCGAATTCAAGCAGGACGCGCATCACTGGCTGATCCTGCATGGCCGCTATGTGTGCAAGGCGCGCAAACCCGATTGTCCGCAATGCGTGATCCGCGACCTGTGTCGCTACAAGGACAAGACGCCGGCCTGA
- a CDS encoding MFS transporter produces MSAWAPMVPYAKARLGLDDAQLGLALLAFGGGSMLSMPFVGWLAHKLGNRTVIVASGLLMCAALPVLAMVSSVAMLVATLFYFGVMLGAVDVAMNAHAVDVERLDGGRLMSGFHGLFSVGGLSGAAVMSGLLAAGVPLPLAAGAIAALLVATVLWLRGDLLDDAPSADAPRKEPLGMPHALAWLLGLLCFVSFLAEGAMLDWSAVFLRDFRGVAPASAGFGYAFFSVAMALGRLTGDRIVGRFGPAWAVRIGAMLAAAGFMLVAGVSGAVTSLAGFVLIGLGASNIVPVMFSAAGRLPGTPPAIAIATATTLGYAGLLSGPALIGFVAHASSLPVAFAGVAGLLVLVGLSARIVKL; encoded by the coding sequence ATGTCCGCCTGGGCACCGATGGTGCCGTATGCCAAGGCCCGGCTTGGGCTGGACGATGCCCAGCTCGGCCTGGCCTTGCTGGCGTTTGGTGGCGGCTCGATGTTGTCCATGCCGTTCGTCGGCTGGCTGGCGCACAAGCTCGGCAACCGCACGGTCATCGTCGCCTCGGGCCTGCTGATGTGCGCAGCACTGCCGGTGCTGGCGATGGTGTCCAGCGTAGCGATGCTGGTGGCGACACTGTTTTATTTCGGCGTGATGCTGGGCGCGGTGGACGTGGCGATGAATGCCCACGCCGTGGATGTCGAACGTCTTGATGGCGGTCGATTGATGTCGGGATTCCACGGCCTGTTCAGTGTCGGTGGCCTGTCCGGCGCTGCGGTGATGAGCGGCCTGCTGGCTGCCGGCGTGCCACTCCCGCTGGCGGCGGGTGCCATCGCGGCCTTGCTGGTCGCGACGGTGCTGTGGCTGCGTGGCGATCTGCTCGATGACGCGCCGTCCGCCGACGCACCGCGCAAGGAACCGCTCGGCATGCCGCACGCGCTGGCGTGGCTGCTTGGCCTGCTGTGCTTCGTCAGCTTCCTGGCCGAAGGCGCGATGCTGGACTGGAGCGCCGTGTTCCTGCGCGACTTCCGTGGCGTGGCTCCCGCGTCGGCCGGATTTGGCTACGCCTTCTTCTCGGTGGCGATGGCCTTGGGGCGCCTCACCGGTGACCGCATCGTCGGGCGCTTCGGCCCGGCGTGGGCGGTGCGCATCGGTGCCATGCTGGCGGCGGCGGGCTTCATGCTGGTGGCGGGTGTTTCCGGTGCGGTGACGTCGCTGGCGGGTTTCGTGCTCATCGGCCTGGGCGCATCCAACATCGTGCCGGTCATGTTCAGCGCGGCGGGACGCCTACCGGGCACGCCGCCGGCGATTGCCATCGCCACGGCGACCACACTGGGTTATGCCGGCCTGCTCAGCGGCCCCGCGTTGATCGGCTTCGTGGCACATGCCAGCAGCCTGCCGGTGGCTTTTGCCGGGGTGGCGGGCCTGCTGGTGCTGGTAGGACTTTCGGCAAGGATCGTGAAGCTATGA
- the rsxB gene encoding electron transport complex subunit RsxB translates to MSSLVDRIDALLPQTQCEQCGYHGCRPYAEAIARGEAKINQCPPGGAAGIVKLAQLLDVPALPLDPEHGVEKPRMLARIVEADCIGCTKCIQACPVDAIVGASKVMHTVMSDDCTGCELCVPACPVDCIVLEPMPQAQVDDPAHADTSRAHFQRREARLQREKDNREAELAARKAEVAATATPANPVLAALARAKAKQQGKTP, encoded by the coding sequence ATGTCGTCGCTGGTCGACCGCATCGACGCGCTGCTTCCGCAGACGCAATGCGAGCAATGCGGTTACCACGGCTGCCGGCCCTACGCGGAGGCCATCGCGCGCGGCGAGGCGAAGATCAACCAATGCCCGCCGGGTGGTGCGGCGGGCATTGTGAAACTGGCGCAACTGCTTGACGTGCCGGCGCTCCCGCTCGATCCGGAGCATGGGGTGGAAAAGCCGCGCATGCTCGCGCGCATCGTCGAGGCCGACTGCATCGGCTGCACCAAGTGCATCCAGGCCTGCCCCGTGGATGCCATCGTGGGCGCATCCAAAGTCATGCACACGGTGATGAGCGACGACTGCACCGGCTGCGAGCTGTGCGTGCCCGCCTGCCCGGTGGATTGCATCGTGCTCGAGCCCATGCCGCAGGCGCAGGTGGATGACCCTGCCCATGCCGATACGTCGCGCGCGCATTTCCAGCGTCGTGAGGCGCGACTGCAGCGCGAGAAGGACAACCGCGAGGCTGAACTCGCCGCCCGCAAGGCCGAAGTGGCGGCTACCGCGACGCCGGCCAATCCGGTGCTCGCCGCACTGGCGCGTGCAAAAGCCAAACAGCAAGGGAAAACTCCGTGA
- a CDS encoding DeoR/GlpR family DNA-binding transcription regulator: protein MAKTPTVDSNALPEERQQRILERLRAEGRVVAAELAQAFEVSEDSIRRDLRELAALGLCKRVYGGALLPAVTLTPLKQRRHEHSARKEALARKAASLVQAGQTLLIDAGSTNAAIAAALPRDARLTVITNAPHIAQVLLDREGFEVLLIGGRIDTTIGGATGAQAVDQVRRVRADLCFPGACAIDAAHGLWGFDSEESLFKRAMIEASDETVVVATDDKLGAVAAHQVAELARVQHLVVEHSADKATRAAFTARGVAVHRAEATAG, encoded by the coding sequence ATGGCTAAGACGCCCACGGTCGACAGCAACGCCCTGCCGGAAGAGCGCCAGCAGCGCATCCTTGAACGCCTGCGCGCCGAGGGGCGCGTGGTGGCGGCGGAGCTGGCCCAGGCCTTCGAGGTTTCCGAAGACTCCATCCGCCGCGACCTGCGGGAGCTGGCCGCGCTGGGGCTATGCAAGCGCGTATATGGTGGCGCGTTGCTGCCGGCCGTCACATTGACGCCGTTGAAACAGCGCCGCCACGAGCACTCCGCGCGCAAGGAAGCCCTGGCGCGCAAGGCGGCGAGCCTGGTGCAGGCGGGGCAGACCCTGCTGATCGACGCCGGTAGCACCAACGCCGCCATTGCGGCCGCACTACCGCGCGATGCCCGGCTTACTGTCATCACGAATGCGCCGCATATCGCACAGGTTTTGCTCGATCGCGAAGGTTTCGAGGTGTTGCTCATCGGTGGTCGCATCGACACCACCATCGGTGGTGCGACCGGTGCACAGGCGGTGGACCAGGTGCGCCGGGTGCGCGCGGATCTCTGTTTCCCCGGTGCATGCGCCATCGACGCGGCACACGGATTGTGGGGATTCGACAGCGAGGAATCGCTGTTCAAGCGCGCCATGATCGAGGCCAGCGACGAAACCGTGGTCGTGGCGACCGACGACAAGCTGGGCGCGGTGGCCGCGCATCAGGTGGCTGAACTGGCGCGGGTGCAGCACCTGGTGGTGGAGCATTCGGCCGACAAGGCGACGCGTGCGGCATTCACGGCGCGTGGCGTGGCGGTGCATCGGGCCGAGGCGACGGCGGGCTGA
- the metG gene encoding methionine--tRNA ligase codes for MSRRLLVTNALPYANGPLHLGHLLGYIQADIWVRAQRMQGNEAIYVCADDAHGTPIMLAAEKAGLSPEKYIEGIRVGHEADFAAFGVAFDHYHSTHSEENRELASLIYTRLRDGGYIARRNIQQLFDPEKDMFLPDRYIKGTCPNCKTPDQYGDNCENCGATYAPTDLINPYSVMSGATPVLRDSEHFFFELGKFESLLRDWFAGKFTDGQPVANSGVTAKLREWLDGGLKDWDISRDAPYFGFPIPDEPGKFFYVWLDAPVGYLASFKALCNRTDLKFEDFLSVDSRAEMHHFIGKDIINFHGLFWPAMLHGADFRVPTALHVNGYLMVNGAKMSKSRGTFIMARTYLDSGLHPEFLRYYFTTMLSDTPVDVDLDLKTFEERVNSHLVGKWVNIASRTAGFVHKFFDGRLAPAFSAEEQELWRELLSLYGDVPTLYNSKDFAEVARRFVTMADMVNGYIAAKAPWAMAKDDTRRDELHQVCSFALAAFRLLAGLLKPVVPATVEAAERFLAAPITGFDDARAELHNHTINAFEPLLGRIDPKQVEAMVEASRDSLAPAEAKPAPKKAKEQSKTMTEASTTPATDGAAVIGIDDFAKLDLRIGKVTACEFVDGSDKLLRFELDAGPLGTRQIFSGIRAAYAEPEKLVGRNVVFIANLAPRKMRFGLSEGMILSAGDGGNDLFLLDADQGAKPGATVR; via the coding sequence ATGAGCCGACGCCTCCTCGTCACCAATGCGCTGCCCTATGCCAATGGCCCGCTTCACCTGGGTCATCTGCTGGGCTACATCCAGGCCGACATCTGGGTACGCGCGCAGCGGATGCAGGGCAACGAGGCCATCTACGTGTGCGCCGACGATGCCCATGGCACGCCGATCATGCTGGCCGCGGAAAAGGCCGGGCTGTCACCCGAGAAGTACATCGAAGGAATCCGCGTGGGCCACGAGGCCGACTTCGCGGCCTTCGGCGTGGCGTTCGACCACTACCACTCCACGCACTCGGAAGAAAACCGCGAGCTGGCCTCGCTGATCTATACGCGCCTGCGCGACGGCGGCTACATCGCCCGCCGCAACATCCAGCAGCTGTTCGATCCGGAAAAGGACATGTTCCTGCCGGACCGCTACATCAAGGGCACCTGCCCCAACTGCAAGACACCCGACCAGTACGGCGACAACTGCGAAAACTGTGGCGCCACCTACGCGCCCACCGACCTGATCAACCCGTACTCTGTGATGTCCGGCGCCACGCCGGTGCTGCGCGATTCGGAGCACTTCTTCTTCGAGCTGGGCAAGTTCGAGTCGCTGCTGCGCGACTGGTTTGCCGGCAAGTTCACCGACGGCCAGCCGGTAGCCAACAGCGGCGTGACCGCCAAGCTGCGCGAGTGGCTGGACGGCGGCCTGAAGGATTGGGACATCTCGCGCGATGCGCCCTACTTCGGCTTCCCGATTCCCGACGAGCCGGGCAAGTTCTTCTACGTGTGGCTGGACGCGCCCGTGGGCTACCTCGCCAGCTTCAAGGCGCTGTGCAACCGCACCGACCTGAAGTTCGAGGACTTCCTCAGCGTCGACAGCCGCGCCGAGATGCACCACTTCATCGGCAAGGACATCATCAACTTCCACGGCCTGTTCTGGCCGGCGATGCTGCACGGCGCGGACTTCCGCGTGCCCACGGCATTGCACGTCAACGGCTACCTGATGGTGAACGGCGCGAAGATGTCCAAGTCGCGCGGCACCTTCATCATGGCGCGCACTTATCTTGATTCGGGCCTGCACCCGGAATTCCTGCGCTATTACTTCACCACCATGCTGAGCGACACGCCGGTGGACGTGGACCTGGACCTCAAGACCTTCGAGGAACGCGTCAACTCCCACCTGGTCGGCAAGTGGGTGAACATCGCCAGCCGCACCGCGGGTTTCGTGCACAAGTTCTTCGACGGCCGCCTGGCGCCTGCGTTCAGTGCGGAAGAACAGGAGCTGTGGCGCGAACTGCTGTCGCTCTACGGCGACGTCCCCACGCTGTACAACAGCAAGGACTTCGCCGAAGTGGCGCGCCGCTTCGTCACCATGGCCGACATGGTCAACGGCTACATCGCCGCCAAGGCGCCGTGGGCCATGGCCAAGGACGACACCCGCCGCGATGAACTGCACCAGGTGTGCTCGTTCGCGCTGGCGGCCTTCCGCCTGCTCGCCGGCCTGCTGAAGCCGGTGGTGCCGGCCACGGTGGAGGCTGCCGAGCGCTTCCTTGCCGCGCCGATCACCGGTTTCGACGATGCCCGCGCGGAGCTGCACAACCACACCATCAACGCGTTCGAGCCGCTGCTCGGCCGCATCGACCCCAAGCAGGTCGAGGCCATGGTGGAAGCGTCCAGGGATTCCCTGGCGCCCGCCGAAGCCAAGCCCGCCCCCAAGAAAGCCAAGGAACAGAGCAAGACCATGACTGAAGCCAGCACCACGCCCGCCACCGACGGCGCCGCCGTCATCGGCATCGACGATTTCGCCAAGCTCGACCTGCGCATCGGCAAGGTCACCGCCTGCGAATTCGTGGACGGTTCGGACAAGCTGCTGCGCTTCGAACTGGATGCCGGCCCGCTGGGTACGCGCCAGATCTTCTCGGGCATCCGCGCCGCTTACGCCGAGCCGGAAAAGCTGGTTGGCCGCAACGTGGTGTTCATCGCCAACCTGGCGCCGCGCAAGATGCGCTTCGGCCTGTCCGAGGGCATGATCCTGTCCGCTGGCGACGGCGGCAACGACCTGTTCCTGCTGGACGCCGACCAGGGCGCGAAACCGGGCGCCACGGTCCGCTGA
- a CDS encoding DUF2147 domain-containing protein yields the protein MKSLLRTAVVAGLLLGAGTVFAAEVTPVGTWKTIDDETGKPKSIVKITDEGGELKATVLEVLQSDEGPHPICKNCDGERKDKPIEGMNIMWGVHKDGDTVWDGGKILDPKTGKIYKVKLQPSDDGSKLTVRGYIGFSLLGRSQEWQRQQ from the coding sequence ATGAAGTCACTGCTTCGCACCGCCGTGGTCGCCGGCCTGTTGCTGGGCGCCGGTACCGTGTTCGCCGCCGAGGTCACCCCGGTGGGCACCTGGAAGACCATCGACGATGAGACGGGTAAGCCCAAGTCCATCGTGAAGATCACCGACGAAGGCGGCGAACTGAAGGCCACCGTGCTGGAAGTGCTGCAGTCAGACGAAGGCCCGCACCCGATCTGCAAGAACTGCGATGGCGAGCGGAAGGACAAGCCGATCGAAGGCATGAACATCATGTGGGGCGTGCACAAGGACGGCGACACCGTCTGGGACGGCGGCAAGATCCTCGACCCCAAGACCGGCAAGATCTACAAGGTGAAGCTGCAGCCCAGCGACGACGGCAGCAAGCTCACCGTGCGCGGCTATATCGGCTTCTCGCTGCTCGGTCGCAGCCAGGAGTGGCAGCGCCAGCAGTAA
- the apbC gene encoding iron-sulfur cluster carrier protein ApbC, translating to MTQASEALVRHILGELVDSHTGAPLVDAVRAVGVDGDRVSVDIQLGYPAKGVADTLAATAKRALEADPAIATATVSVGTRIHAHKVQGTLAPLPGVKNIIVVASGKGGVGKSTVSANLALALAAEGARVGVLDADIYGPSQPRMLGISGKPQSPDGKTIIPLEAHGLQAMSIGFLIEEETPMIWRGPMVTQAMMQLLNDSRWEQLDYLIVDLPPGTGDIQLTLSQKVPVSGAVIVTTPQDIALLDARKALKMFEKVEVPVLGVVENMATHVCSHCGHEEHIFGEGGGARMAEQYHVAYLGSLPLDIRIREQADGGTPTVVAMPDSDLAARYREIARNAAGRLSRMPRNKSLGLGKIMVQGAP from the coding sequence ATGACGCAGGCGAGCGAAGCCCTGGTCCGCCACATTCTTGGCGAACTCGTTGATTCCCATACCGGTGCTCCCCTGGTCGATGCCGTGCGCGCCGTGGGCGTGGATGGCGATCGGGTGTCGGTCGACATCCAGCTCGGTTATCCGGCCAAGGGCGTGGCCGACACGCTGGCCGCCACCGCCAAACGCGCGCTGGAGGCCGACCCGGCCATCGCCACAGCGACGGTATCCGTTGGCACCCGCATCCACGCCCACAAGGTGCAGGGCACGCTGGCGCCGTTGCCGGGGGTGAAGAACATCATCGTGGTGGCCTCGGGCAAGGGCGGCGTGGGCAAGTCCACGGTCTCCGCCAACCTGGCCCTGGCACTGGCGGCCGAAGGCGCCCGGGTGGGTGTGCTCGACGCCGACATCTACGGCCCCAGCCAGCCGCGCATGCTGGGCATCAGTGGCAAGCCGCAGTCGCCGGATGGCAAGACCATCATCCCGTTGGAGGCGCACGGCCTGCAGGCCATGTCCATCGGCTTCCTGATCGAGGAAGAGACCCCGATGATCTGGCGCGGCCCGATGGTGACCCAGGCCATGATGCAGCTGCTCAACGACAGTCGCTGGGAGCAGCTCGACTACCTCATCGTCGACCTGCCGCCGGGCACCGGCGACATCCAGCTCACGCTGTCGCAGAAAGTACCGGTGTCGGGCGCGGTGATCGTCACCACGCCACAGGACATCGCGCTGCTGGACGCGCGCAAGGCGCTGAAGATGTTCGAGAAGGTCGAGGTGCCGGTACTCGGCGTGGTGGAGAACATGGCCACGCACGTGTGCTCCCACTGCGGGCACGAAGAGCACATCTTCGGTGAGGGCGGCGGCGCGCGCATGGCCGAGCAGTACCACGTGGCGTATCTCGGCTCGCTGCCGCTGGACATCCGTATCCGTGAGCAGGCGGACGGAGGCACGCCGACGGTGGTGGCGATGCCTGATTCCGATCTGGCCGCGCGTTATCGCGAGATTGCGCGGAATGCGGCGGGGCGATTGTCGCGGATGCCGCGGAACAAGTCGCTTGGGCTTGGGAAGATCATGGTGCAGGGCGCGCCCTGA
- a CDS encoding HAD family hydrolase yields MSKQVDTVIFDLGNVLIGWDPRRLYRQLIPDEAQMEWFLREVCNSQWNEQQDAGRPWTEATALLRGQFPDHADLIDAYHLRWEETLVGAMEDSIAVLAELRARGVRLLALTNWSQETFPIAQRRFPFLQWFEGIVVSGQERLIKPDPRIYQRLLERYGVDPAAALYIDDSARNVAAAEALGMHGWWFRGADGLRRRLIELNVLEASTREASHG; encoded by the coding sequence ATGAGCAAGCAAGTCGACACGGTGATCTTCGACCTGGGCAACGTGCTGATCGGATGGGATCCGCGCCGCCTCTACCGGCAACTGATTCCCGACGAGGCGCAGATGGAATGGTTCCTGCGCGAAGTCTGCAACAGCCAATGGAACGAGCAGCAGGACGCCGGTCGCCCGTGGACGGAGGCGACCGCACTGCTGCGCGGCCAGTTTCCCGACCACGCCGACCTCATCGATGCCTACCACCTGCGCTGGGAAGAAACCCTGGTCGGCGCGATGGAGGACAGCATCGCGGTGCTGGCGGAACTTCGTGCGCGCGGTGTGCGGCTGCTCGCGTTGACCAACTGGTCGCAGGAGACGTTCCCCATTGCGCAGCGCCGCTTTCCCTTCCTGCAGTGGTTCGAAGGCATCGTTGTTTCCGGCCAGGAACGGCTGATCAAACCCGATCCACGCATTTACCAGCGCCTGCTGGAACGTTATGGCGTCGACCCTGCCGCGGCGCTCTACATCGACGACTCCGCGCGCAACGTGGCCGCCGCCGAAGCACTTGGCATGCACGGTTGGTGGTTCCGTGGCGCGGATGGGCTGCGCCGCCGGCTGATCGAACTGAATGTGCTTGAAGCATCCACTCGCGAGGCATCGCATGGCTAA